A single genomic interval of Mangifera indica cultivar Alphonso chromosome 5, CATAS_Mindica_2.1, whole genome shotgun sequence harbors:
- the LOC123216103 gene encoding uncharacterized protein LOC123216103, producing MQAIQSRVETWIRDQKAKMLKVSWGPLQWRMRWPPWNGNDREQRKRIQEEYERRKKQLQDLCRAVKAESVTELQDILCCMVLAECVYKRPAAEVIRAVNKFKADFGGQIVSLERVQPSSDHVPHRYLLAEAGDTLFASFIGTKQYKDVMTDANILQGAIFHEDSVDIIDVVESKKVEGQKGNGENQWKPLESKPRQLNDKPKPAAHRGFMARAKGVPALELYRLAQKKKRKLVLCGHSLGGAVAALATLAILRVVAASSSSKANDKVQVKCITFSQPPVGNAALRDYVNRKGWQHYFKSYCIPEDLVPRILSPAYFHHYNSQVASEVDTSSLLRSKHEERVKRLRAEKPKENEGERLVLGLGPVQQSFWRLSRLVPLAGIRSQFYKYRGKQVGPLEASSATDSAVASSIEDVADEPQSLEIQEGSDGVSLKPLSDTNNGLSDVASTRKLAEKSNTYGDGRKWRTVPSLPSYVPFGQLYLLENSSVESLSGAEYSKLTSVKSVIAELRERFQSHSMKSYRSRFQRIYDLCMNDDAGFFSGMEHLQQFPHLQQLLGLAIAGTVELGHIVESPVIRTATSVVPLGWSGIPGEKNSEPLKVDITGFRLHLCNLVHAQVNGNWCSTTVESFPSTPTYSSNIGIEPELQEIRVLVGAPLRRPPKHQMVADSLLPVFPSIDSETVSHNREHRSGSCHNEKSICPEGLSDFFIFCTSDFATVSKEVHVRTRRVRLLGLEGAGKTSLLKAILTQGKLTTIPNNENMLLEADVQEGIAGGLCYSDSAGINLQELTTEAMRFRDELWMGIRDLSRKTDLIVLVHNLSHKIPRYNQSNASQQQLAALSLLLDEAKALGIPWVLAITNKFSVSAHQQRTVIDAVVQAYQASPSTTEVINSCPYVMPGAASASLPWNGAGGDSDGRMGAQKLLLAPINLVRKPFQRKDTIFPVEGINSLCQLVHRVLRSHEEVSLQELARDRLLVELERERATAIEANSRAKESSLTAAAVGASLGAGLGIVLAVVMGAASALRKP from the exons AGACCTGCTGCAGAGGTTATCCGTGCTGTAAACAAGTTTAAGGCTGACTTTGGAGGGCAAATTGTTTCTCTGGAGCGTGTGCAACCTTCTTCTGATCATGTTCCACACAG GTACCTACTAGCTGAAGCAGGTGACACATTGTTTGCTTCCTTTATTGGAACGAAGCAGTACAA GGATGTTATGACTGATGCAAACATACTGCAAGGAGCCATATTTCATGAGGATTCTGTTGACATAATTGACGTAGTTGAGTCCAAAAAAGTTGAAGGACAGAAAGGAAATGGAGAAAATCAGTGGAAGCCCCTGGAATCAAAACCGAGGCAACTAAATGATAAACCTAAACCTGCTGCACATCGT ggtttcatggCTCGTGCTAAAGGTGTACCTGCTTTAGAGTTGTACAGACTTGCTCAGAAAAAGAAGCGAAAGCTTGTATTATGTGGACACTCATTAGGTGGAGCA GTAGCTGCGTTAGCTACACTTGCCATATTGAGGGTTGTTGCTGCATCCTCGTCATCAAAAGCAAATGACAAAGTTCAGGTCAAATGTATAACGTTCTCCCAGCCTCCAGTTGGGAATGCGGCTTTAAGAGA TTATGTAAATAGAAAAGGATGGCAGCATTATTTCAAGAGTTACTGCATTCCTGAGGATTTAGTGCCTCGTATCCTGTCCCCTGCTTATTTTCATCATTACAATTCACAAGTGGCTTCTGAAGTCGACACTAGTAGTTTGTTAAGGTCAAAACATGAGGAAAGGGTAAAGAGATTAAGAGCAGAGAAGCCGAAAGAAAATGAAGGGGAGCGGTTAGTTCTGGGTTTAGGTCCTGTGCAGCAATCCTTCTGGAGACTTTCAAGGCTTGTTCCTTTAGCGGGTATAAGAAGTCAATTCTATAAGTACAGAGGAAAACAAGTTGGTCCTCTAGAAGCATCTTCTGCAACTGATTCTGCTGTGGCATCTTCAATTGAAGATGTAGCAGATGAGCCACAGTCTCTTGAAATCCAAGAGGGTTCTGATGGTGTCTCTCTTAAACCACTTTCTGACACTAACAATGGGTTGTCAGATGTAGCATCAACCAGAAAATTAGCAGAGAAAAGCAATACTTATGGGGATGGAAGGAAATGGCGAACAGTGCCTTCTTTACCTTCATATGTACCATTTGGGCAg CTTTATCTCTTGGAGAATTCATCCGTGGAATCACTATCAGGTGCAGAGTATTCTAAGTTAACATCG GTCAAATCTGTGATTGCTGAACTGAGGGAACGATTTCAATCACATTCAATGAAGTCATATCGGTCTCGATTTCAGAG AATCTATGATCTCTGCATGAATGACGATGCTGGGTTTTTCTCAGGAATGGAGCATTTACAGCAGTTTCCACATTTACAGCAATTGCTTGGCCTTGCAATAGCAGGTACTGTGGAGCTTGGACATATTGTTGAGTCCCCAGTTATTCGAACAGCTACTTCAGTTGTCCCTCTCGGATGGAGTGGGATTCCTGGTGAGAAGAATTCAGAGCCTTTAAAGGTTGATATAACTGGTTTCAGGTTGCATTTGTGTAATCTTGTTCATGCTCAAGTCAATGGTAACTG GTGTTCAACTACTGTGGAATCATTCCCTTCAACCCCAACATACTCTTCCAATATTGGAATAGAACCAGAGTTACAAGAAATACGAGTCTTAGTTGGAGCTCCATTGAGACGACCGCCAAAGCATCAGATGGTGGCAGACTCTTTGCTGCCCGTGTTTCCTTCTATTGATTCAGAAACTGTTAGTCATAATAGGGAACATAGATCAGGGTCATGCCATAATGAAAAATCGATCTGTCCTGAGGGTTTGAGTGACTTTTTCATATTCTGCACCAGTGATTTTGCTACTGTATCCAAGGAGGTTCATGTTAGAACTCGTAGGGTGCGACTACTTGGCCTTGAG GGTGCTGGTAAAACTTCTCTTTTAAAGGCAATCCTGACTCAAGGCAAATTAACTACTATTCCCAATAATGAAAATATGCTCTTAGAAGCTGATGTTCAAGAAGGAATTGCTGGTGGTTTATGCTACTCTGATTCTGCTGGCATAAATTTGCAG GAGTTGACCACGGAGGCCATGCGATTCAGGGATGAACTATGGATGGGAATTCGGGACCTCAGTAGAAAGACAGATTTGATTGTTCTTGTGCATAATCTATCACATAAGATACCTAGATACAATCAATCAAATGCATCGCAACAACAGCTGGCTGCCCTTTCACTTTTGTTAGATGAGGCTAAAGCCCTTGGAATCCCCTGGGTCCTTGCCATTACCAATAAATTCTCTGTCAGTGCCCACCAGCAAAGAACAGTGATTGATGCAGTTGTGCAGGCATATCAAGCTTCTCCAAGCACCACAGAAGTTATCAATTCGTGTCCATATGTTATGCCTGGTGCTGCAAGTGCTTCTTTGCCTTGGAATGGAGCTGGTGGAGATTCAGATGGCAGGATGGGTGCTCAGAAGCTTCTTTTAGCTCCAATTAATTTAGTCAGGAAGCCTTTCCAGAGGAAAGACACCATTTTCCCTGTGGAGGGTATAAATTCTCTTTGTCAGCTTGTCCACCGAGTGCTTAGGAGCCATGAGGAGGTCTCTTTACAG GAACTTGCTAGAGACAGGCTGTTGGTTGAGTTGGAAAGGGAACGTGCTACAGCAATAGAGGCAAATTCAAGAGCCAAGGAATCCTCTTTAACAGCAGCTGCTGTGGGTGCTTCTCTTGGGGCTGGTCTGGGCATCGTCTTGGCTGTTGTCATGGGTGCAGCGTCTGCTTTGAGGAAGCCCTGA
- the LOC123216106 gene encoding ras-related protein RABA5b-like — MEKEEQEGEDYLFKIVLIGDSAVGKSNLLSRFARNEFDNNSKATIGVEFQTQLVEIDGKEVKAQVWDTAGQERFRAVTSSYYRGAVGALVVYDITRRSSFDSIKRWLEELTTHCDTTVARMLVGNKCDLENIRDVSIEEGKKLAEEEGLFFMETSALESTNVQTAFEIVIREIYNNVSKKVINSDAYKAELPGERVTLIKDGANSSKESMMSFSCCTR, encoded by the exons ATGGAGAAAGAGGAGCAAGAAGGTGAAGACTACTTGTTCAAGATTGTGTTAATAGGTGACTCAGCGGTAGGAAAATCAAATCTACTGTCACGGTTTGCCAGGAACGAGTTTGATAATAATTCAAAGGCGACCATTGGAGTTGAGTTTCAGACGCAGCTGGTGGAGATTGATGGGAAAGAAGTGAAGGCACAGGTCTGGGACACTGCTGGTCAAGAGAGGTTCAGAGCTGTTACTTCTTCTTACTACAGAGGTGCTGTTGGTGCACTTGTTGTTTATGATATTACTAGAAGGAGTAGCTTTGATAGCATTAAACGTTGGCTTGAAGAGCTCACTA CTCATTGTGACACTACTGTGGCAAGAATGCTGGTAGGAAACAAGTGTGATTTGGAGAATATAAGAGATGTTAGCATAGAGGAAGGCAAAAAGCTTGCTGAAGAAGAGGGTTTATTCTTCATGGAAACATCTGCACTTGAGTCTACTAATGTTCAAACGGCTTTTGAGATTGTTATCCGGGAAATTTACAACAATGTTAGTAAGAAAGTCATAAACTCTGATGCATACAAAGCAGAGTTGCCTGGCGAACGAGTCACTCTGATCAAGGATGGGGCCAACTCATCAAAGGAAAGTATGATGAGTTTCTCATGCTGTACCAGATGA
- the LOC123216105 gene encoding cysteine-rich repeat secretory protein 55, producing MTLLPSFLILTFLCICFAADPLGDYCNTSISGSSQISDNIGKLLGILVPNASATGYIATSYGEDQNKVYGLAQCRGDVSSKDCSSCIQDAEKQIRQRCPDEADARLWYDYCFLRYSEENFTEKVDTGYHIFYYNIENVTDPESFNRELGALMDKIRSEAVVPENEGLGKGEATLSSFLTLYALVQCTRDLAPIDCAQCLAIAVGNFPMFCNRSKGCRVLYSSCYVRYELYPFFFPLDSSNTQPANSINVIVYP from the coding sequence atgactTTGCTACCAAGTTTCCTTATATTAACTTTTCTATGCATTTGTTTTGCTGCTGATCCTTTGGGGGATTATTGTAACACCAGCATAAGCGGCAGTAGCCAGATATCAGATAATATTGGTAAGTTGTTGGGTATACTGGTTCCCAATGCTTCCGCAACTGGTTATATTGCTACTTCCTATGGTGAAGACCAAAACAAAGTCTATGGGCTGGCACAATGCAGGGGAGATGTCAGCAGTAAAGATTGTTCAAGTTGTATCCAAGATGCTGAGAAGCAAATTCGCCAACGTTGTCCAGATGAAGCTGATGCTAGACTTTGGTATGACTATTGCTTTCTACGATATAGTGAGGAAAATTTTACTGAGAAAGTTGACACTGGTTATCACATCTTCTACTACAACATCGAAAATGTAACCGACCCTGAAAGTTTCAACAGAGAACTGGGAGCTTTAATGGACAAGATAAGATCAGAGGCTGTTGTGCCTGAAAACGAAGGGCTTGGGAAAGGCGAAGCAACACTTTCATCATTTCTTACTCTTTATGCTTTGGTGCAGTGTACAAGAGACCTAGCTCCCATAGATTGTGCTCAGTGCCTGGCTATTGCTGTTGGAAATTTCCCCATGTTCTGCAATAGAAGTAAGGGATGTCGAGTTCTATATAGCAGTTGTTATGTTCGCTATGAACTCTATCCATTTTTCTTCCCTCTTGATTCAAGCAATACCCAACCTGCTAATTCAATCAATGTAATTGTCTATCCATAG
- the LOC123216104 gene encoding asparagine--tRNA ligase, cytoplasmic 2, translating into MASQQETDTMANNATETVTGNSPAMVSLAAKYSNRVLVKSIVERDDGGVGLIGERLVIGGWVKSSKEVQKELVTPAPAPKTDDHGAAEMDLSPPRGEKDVTCVEILQSRIPFFRTIIRVLSGGAGCGSTNTIREKLEAVLPKPPPPSTLFLQISDGSSVAPFLVVVESALASPARLLPTGTCILAEGVLNHSSNQGKHVVELKVEKILHIGTVDRDKYILSRKRLPLDQLRDSTHFRPRTTTVSSVIRIRSSLTFATHTFFQNNGFFYVQVPIITVTDAEGFSEKFQVTTLLEKADKEEPNATKEVEGVTLDNIKAAIKEKSNQVEELKRSESNKEALTAALQDLRKTNELASQLEPKEKTKPVPSIKIDKINISEDFFSRQTYLTVSGHLHLESYACALGNVYSFGPRFRAEKKESAKQVAEMWTAEAEIAFSQLEDAMKCADDYFKFLCTWIVEKCGRDMEFISGRIDRTSIERLQSMMSCSIEKITYTDAVRALEKVTEKIFEAKLEWGVALTAEHLSHLADEIYKSPVIIYNYPKAVKPFYVRLNDDGKTVAAFDMVVPKVGKLITGSQNEERINKLNARIEELGLPKEQYEWYLDLRRHGTVKHSGFSLGFDLMVLFITGLTDVKDAIPFPRSLGKANN; encoded by the exons ATGGCTTCTCAACAAGAAACTGACACCATGGCCAACAACGCCACTGAAACCGTCACCGGAAATTCCCCCGCCATGGTGAGTCTAGCAGCGAAGTACTCGAACCGGGTATTGGTAAAAAGCATTGTTGAACGTGATGACGGTGGGGTGGGATTAATTGGTGAAAGATTAGTAATTGGCGGGTGGGTTAAGTCTTCCAAAGAAGTTCAAAAAGAGCTGGTGACACCAGCACCAGCACCGAAAACTGATGATCATGGTGCTGCTGAAATGGATTTAAGCCCTCCACGTGGAGAAAAAGACGTGACCTGTGTGGAGATTCTTCAATCAAGAATACCGTTTTTTAGGACAATTATCAGGGTGTTGAGTGGCGGTGCTGGTTGTGGTAGTACCAACACTATCCGTGAGAAGTTGGAAGCTGTGCTTCCTAAGCCACCACCGCCTTCCACTCTTTTCTTGCAAATTAGTGATGGGTCTTCTGTAGCTCCTTTCCTG GTGGTGGTGGAGTCTGCTTTAGCTTCGCCTGCCAGGCTTTTGCCCACTGGAACTTGCATATTAGCAGAAGGTGTGTTGAATCATTCATCAAATCAGGGAAAACATGTTGTTGAACTCAAAGTAGAAAAAATTCTTCATATTGGGACGGTTGATCGTGATAAGTATATCTTATCAAGGAAGCGTCTACCACTCGATCAACTAAGGGATTCTACCCATTTTCGGCCTCGTACAACTACG GTGTCATCTGTTATACGAATCCGTAGTTCCCTGACTTTTGCAACTCACACATTCTTCCAAAACAATGGGTTTTTTTATGTTCAAGTGCCCATTATCACAGTCACTGATGCTGAAGGATTTAGTGAGAAGTTCCAGGTTACAACTCTTCTAGAAAAAGCAGATAAAGAGGAGCCAAATGCCACTAAGGAAGTTGAAGGTGTTACCCTTGACAATATAAAGGCTGctataaaggaaaaaagcaaTCAAGTTGAAGAACTCAAGAGAAGTGAAAGCAATAAGGAAGCACTCACTGCAGCACTTCAGGATCTAAGGAAGACAAATGAACTAGCTTCACAACTAGAGCCAAAAGAAAAAACGAAACCGGTGCCTTCAATTAAGATTgataaaatcaacatttctGAAGACTTCTTCTCTCGCCAGACGTATCTCACTGTCTCGGGTCATCTTCATCTGGAGAGTTATGCATGTGCCCTCGGAAATGTTTACTCATTTGGACCCAGATTTCGAGCAGAGAAGAAGGAATCAGCAAAACAAGTGGCAGAGATGTGGACGGCTGAGGCTGAAATTGCTTTTTCCCAATTAGAG GATGCCATGAAATGTGCGGATGACTATTTCAAGTTCCTCTGCACTTGGATTGTTGAAAAATGCGGAAGAGATATGGAATTTATCTCCGGTCGGATTGACAGAACCAGTATTGAACGGCTGCAATCAATGATGTCATGCTCCATTGAAAAGATTACCTACACAGATGCAGTGAGAGCTCTGGAAAAG GTTACCGAAAAGATTTTCGAAGCAAAACTTGAGTGGGGTGTGGCTCTCACAGCAGAGCATCTAAG TCATTTGGCTGATGAGATCTATAAGAGTCCtgtaatcatatataattatccCAAAGCGGTTAAACCATTTTATGTACGCCTTAATGATGATGGAAAAACAGTTGCAGCATTTGATATGGTTGTACCAAAG GTTGGAAAGTTGATTACCGGCAGCCAAAATGAGGAACGTATTAATAAGCTGAATGCAAG GATCGAGGAATTGGGCTTGCCAAAAGAGCAGTATGAATGGTATTTAGATCTGCGCAGGCATGGAACAGTCAAGCACTCTGGATTTAGTCTGGGATTTGACCTAATGGTTCTGTTCATTACTGGCCTCACTGATGTGAAAGATGCAATCCCTTTTCCCAGAAGTCTGGGGAAAGCCAACAATTAG
- the LOC123216107 gene encoding EPIDERMAL PATTERNING FACTOR-like protein 9, which yields MAKIKLCNLLLLLFALLLSAFVIQGSGTQITLPHHQRFFDSSPSHLKLGSNETKINRNSRRLMIGSTAPTCTYNECRGCKYKCRAEQVPVEGNDPINSAYHYKCVCHR from the exons ATGGCTAAGATTAAACTTTGCAACTTACTCTTGCTGCTCTTCGCTTTACTGCTTTCTGCATTTGTGATACAAG GGTCTGGAACTCAGATAACACTTCCTCATCACCAAAGGTTCTTTGATTCCTCTCCATCTCATTTGAAG CTGGGAAGCAATGAAACTAAGATAAACAGGAATTCAAGAAGATTAATGATTGGATCAACAGCACCAACGTGCACTTATAATGAATGCAGAGGTTGCAAATACAAGTGTAGAGCTGAACAAGTTCCAGTCGAAGGAAACGATCCAATCAACAGTGCATACCACTACAAATGTGTATGCCACAGGTAA
- the LOC123216711 gene encoding dCTP pyrophosphatase 1-like has translation MTGVSQGESVTLDLLKKKMDEFAKERNWERFHSPRNLLLALVGEVGELSEIFQWKGEVPKGLPDWKEEEKVHLGEELSDVLLYLVRLSDMCGVDLGKAALRKVELNAIKYPASVTKTSSDKNNNA, from the exons ATGACCGGTGTCTCTCAGGGAGAAAGTGTCACTCTTGATCTTCTCAAGAAGAAGATGGATGAGTTTGCCAAAGAACGCAACTGGGAACGCTTTCATAGCCCCAGAAACCTCCTTTTGGCGCTG GTGGGTGAAGTGGGAGAGCTTAGTGAGATATTCCAATGGAAAGGAGAGGTACCAAAGGGATTGCCTGATtggaaggaagaagaaaaagttcaTCTTGGGGAAGAGCTCTCAGACGTTTTGCTCTATCTCGTCAGGCTTTCTGACATGTGTGGTGTGGATTTGGGGAAAGCCGCTCTCCGTAAGGTTGAACTTAACGCCATTAAATACCCAGCCAGTGTCACCAAAACTTCATCAGACAAAAACAACAATGCATga
- the LOC123216710 gene encoding ylmG homolog protein 1-2, chloroplastic-like, which translates to MATSLLFHRAPLFLSNPIPNPNHHSHRYIPLSLHIKNKPLKVFLRTPQIPTQSPFLVDSTRTITTILSLTLSLSGLFAKSIQNFAVSLIPNPQNLLSLQSVQNNMVHTVGPLFFAATRDRPIGLNTPLTVVAAGLAKWLDIYSGVLMVRVLLSWFPNIPWDRQPLSAIRDLCDPYLNLFRNIIPPIFDTLDVSPLLAFAVLGTLGAILNGSSGIY; encoded by the coding sequence ATGGCGACTTCTCTCCTCTTCCACCGAGCGCCACTTTTCCTTTCAAATCCTATCCCCAACCCTAATCACCACTCTCACCGCTACATCCCTCTCTCTCTccacataaaaaataaaccccTCAAAGTCTTCCTCCGAACTCCCCAAATTCCAACTCAATCCCCCTTCCTCGTCGATTCAACTCGCACCATCACTACAATTTTATCTCTGACATTGTCTCTATCCGGTTTGTTTGCCAAATCCATCCAAAACTTTGCTGTCTCTCTAATCCCCAACCCTCAGAACCTCCTCTCCTTGCAGTCTGTACAAAATAACATGGTCCATACGGTGGGTCCCTTGTTTTTCGCGGCTACCCGTGACCGTCCTATCGGGTTGAACACGCCGCTGACGGTTGTCGCCGCCGGTTTGGCCAAGTGGCTTGATATATACAGTGGGGTTTTGATGGTTAGGGTTTTGCTGAGTTGGTTCCCGAACATTCCATGGGATCGCCAACCGCTTTCGGCGATTCGGGACTTGTGTGAtccttatttgaatttgtttcgGAATATAATTCCTCCTATTTTCGATACATTGGATGTTAGTCCGCTGTTAGCTTTTGCAGTGTTGGGAACGCTGGGCGCCATTCTGAATGGCAGTAGCGGAATATATTGA
- the LOC123216709 gene encoding abasic site processing protein YoqW isoform X1 yields the protein MCGRARCSLRVDDIPRACHCTNGPVRSVNTDRYRPSYNVAPGSNILVVRRDDGSDGEGVVLHCMKWGLIPSFTKKTEKADFYKMFNARSESISEKASFRRLLPKNRCLVAVEGFYEWKKDGSKKQPYYIHFKDGKPLVFAALYDSWESSEGEILYTFTILTTSSSSALQWLHDRMPVILGDKGAMDIWLNGSSSSRYDMILKPYEDSDLVWYPVTPAMGKPSFDGPECIKEIQFKTRGKNPISNFFLRKESKKEECLNFVKSSSMDKCIKANLPEGSEEECHKEIRIEQESNLSYNTFERSAGTNLSKSLKEEPLSTDHIGAQLSSEVEYDSKPRVSLLPNDGTTKCQTKRDYEQFLADSKPPIGSPIKRKGVRADVGDKQPTLFSYYGKK from the exons ATGTGTGGAAGAGCGCGTTGCAGTCTCAGAGTCGATGATATTCCCCGGGCTTGTCACTGCACTAACGGCCCCGTCCGTAGCGTTAACACGGACAG gtACCGCCCGTCGTATAATGTAGCACCGGGTTCAAATATTCTGGTTGTCAGGAGAGATGATGGATCTGACGGCGAAGGTGTTGTTCTCCATTGTATGAAATGGGGACTAATTCCTAGTTTCACTAAGAAAACTGAGAAAGCTGATTTTTATAAGATG TTCAATGCACGGTCCGAATCAATATCTGAAAAGGCCTCTTTTCGTCGCCTGCTTCCTAAAAACCGGTGCCTAGTGGCAGTAGAAGG ATTCTATGAATGGAAAAAAGATGGCTCAAAAAAGCAGCCTTACTACATTCACTTTAAAGATGGCAAGCCTCTTGTGTTTGCAGCTCTCTATGATTCTTGGGAAAGCTCTGAAG GTGAGATACTTTACACTTTTACCATACTTACGACATCCTCATCATCTGCTTTGCAGTGGCTGCATG ACAGGATGCCTGTGATTTTGGGTGACAAGGGAGCAATGGACATATGGCTAAATGGTTCTTCATCTTCCagatatgatatgatacttAAACCATATGAAGATTCAGATTTG GTTTGGTATCCGGTTACACCTGCTATGGGTAAGCCGTCTTTTGATGGGCCAGAGTGCATTAAGGAG ATACAGTTTAAGACTCGGGGGAAGAATCCTATCTCAAACTTTTTCTTGAGAAAGGAAAGCAAAAAGGAAGAAtgtttaaattttgtgaaaagtAGTTCAATGGACAAGTGTATAAAGGCAAATCTGCCAGAAGGCTCGGAGGAAGAGTGCCACAAAGAAATAAGAATAGAACAAGAATCAAACCTAAGCTATAATACATTTGAAAGATCTGCGGGgacaaatttatcaaaaagtCTGAAAGAGGAACCCCTTAGCACAGATCACATAGGAGCTCAGTTGTCATCAGAAGTAGAGTATGATTCAAAGCCGCGGGTTTCATTACTTCCTAATGACGGTACTACAAAGTGTCAAACAAAGCGAGACTATGAGCAGTTTTTAGCTGATTCAAAGCCACCTATAGGTAGTCCGATCAAGAGGAAAGGAGTACGTGCAGATGTCGGGGATAAACAGCCGACACTGTTTTCCTACTatgggaaaaaataa
- the LOC123216709 gene encoding abasic site processing protein YoqW isoform X2 → MCGRARCSLRVDDIPRACHCTNGPVRSVNTDRYRPSYNVAPGSNILVVRRDDGSDGEGVVLHCMKWGLIPSFTKKTEKADFYKMFNARSESISEKASFRRLLPKNRCLVAVEGFYEWKKDGSKKQPYYIHFKDGKPLVFAALYDSWESSEDRMPVILGDKGAMDIWLNGSSSSRYDMILKPYEDSDLVWYPVTPAMGKPSFDGPECIKEIQFKTRGKNPISNFFLRKESKKEECLNFVKSSSMDKCIKANLPEGSEEECHKEIRIEQESNLSYNTFERSAGTNLSKSLKEEPLSTDHIGAQLSSEVEYDSKPRVSLLPNDGTTKCQTKRDYEQFLADSKPPIGSPIKRKGVRADVGDKQPTLFSYYGKK, encoded by the exons ATGTGTGGAAGAGCGCGTTGCAGTCTCAGAGTCGATGATATTCCCCGGGCTTGTCACTGCACTAACGGCCCCGTCCGTAGCGTTAACACGGACAG gtACCGCCCGTCGTATAATGTAGCACCGGGTTCAAATATTCTGGTTGTCAGGAGAGATGATGGATCTGACGGCGAAGGTGTTGTTCTCCATTGTATGAAATGGGGACTAATTCCTAGTTTCACTAAGAAAACTGAGAAAGCTGATTTTTATAAGATG TTCAATGCACGGTCCGAATCAATATCTGAAAAGGCCTCTTTTCGTCGCCTGCTTCCTAAAAACCGGTGCCTAGTGGCAGTAGAAGG ATTCTATGAATGGAAAAAAGATGGCTCAAAAAAGCAGCCTTACTACATTCACTTTAAAGATGGCAAGCCTCTTGTGTTTGCAGCTCTCTATGATTCTTGGGAAAGCTCTGAAG ACAGGATGCCTGTGATTTTGGGTGACAAGGGAGCAATGGACATATGGCTAAATGGTTCTTCATCTTCCagatatgatatgatacttAAACCATATGAAGATTCAGATTTG GTTTGGTATCCGGTTACACCTGCTATGGGTAAGCCGTCTTTTGATGGGCCAGAGTGCATTAAGGAG ATACAGTTTAAGACTCGGGGGAAGAATCCTATCTCAAACTTTTTCTTGAGAAAGGAAAGCAAAAAGGAAGAAtgtttaaattttgtgaaaagtAGTTCAATGGACAAGTGTATAAAGGCAAATCTGCCAGAAGGCTCGGAGGAAGAGTGCCACAAAGAAATAAGAATAGAACAAGAATCAAACCTAAGCTATAATACATTTGAAAGATCTGCGGGgacaaatttatcaaaaagtCTGAAAGAGGAACCCCTTAGCACAGATCACATAGGAGCTCAGTTGTCATCAGAAGTAGAGTATGATTCAAAGCCGCGGGTTTCATTACTTCCTAATGACGGTACTACAAAGTGTCAAACAAAGCGAGACTATGAGCAGTTTTTAGCTGATTCAAAGCCACCTATAGGTAGTCCGATCAAGAGGAAAGGAGTACGTGCAGATGTCGGGGATAAACAGCCGACACTGTTTTCCTACTatgggaaaaaataa
- the LOC123217676 gene encoding HVA22-like protein f, which produces MGVLAVIAKRLDALVGPGVMFLYPLYESMRAIESPSTLDDRQWLTYWIMCSFITLFELSCYKILAWLPFWPYVKLLFCLWLVLPKFHGAAYIYANYIRKYVKIGGLVGSSKYTEGQKKVLEMMSFDARKLVIQYVDKYGWETLERAIKAAEREAKKR; this is translated from the exons ATGGGTGTTCTTGCAGTAATAGCCAAACGTTTGGATGCACTAGTcgg GCCTGGAGTGATGTTTCTTTATCCATT ATACGAATCAATGAGAGCAATCGAGAGTCCTTCAACCTTGGATGATCGGCAGTGGTTAACATACTGGATTATGTGCTCCTTCATAACCCTGTTTGAGTTATCATGTTATAAAATCCTGGCTTG GCTGCCGTTTTGGCCATACGTAAAGCTACTATTTTGCTTGTGGTTGGTGTTGCCGAAGTTCCATGGGGCAGCTTATATCTATGCAAATTACATCCGGAAATATGTGAAGATTGGTGGGCTGGTAGGCTCATCAAAGTATACGGAAGGGCAAAAGAAGGTCCTCGAGATGATGAGCTTTGATGCAAGGAAATTAGTAATACAGTATGTTGATAAATATGGATGGGAAACGCTTGAACGGGCTATCAAGGCG GCTGAAAGGGAAGCAAAGAAGCGTTGA